In the genome of Luteibacter yeojuensis, one region contains:
- a CDS encoding aminotransferase class V-fold PLP-dependent enzyme: MNAKPASAVSPLDIERVRADFPLLSRTVHGKPLIYFDNANTAQKPVSVIEAVDRHYREHNANVARAVHQLGEEATSAYESARDAIARFIHAPSRDEVILTSGTTQSINLVAYSYALPKLKAGDAILTTVMEHHANIVPWQLVAERTGATVKAAPIDANGELILEKYVEMLTPEVKLACVTHVSNVLGTVNPVREIARECRRRGIPLLVDGSQAVPHRPVDVQALGCDFYAITGHKMLGPTGTGALWAKREHLMAMPPFFGGGEMIREVRFEGTVFADPPHRFEAGTPNIAGFAGIPAAIGYLEGIGFDRLHATEQDLLAYALDALETVPGMRIFGRAKEREPVISFLIEGAHANDMATLLDLQGVAVRSGHHCAHPLMHFFGVPATLRASLAFYNTKAEVDGFIEAIAKVRKLLV, translated from the coding sequence ATGAACGCCAAGCCCGCGTCAGCCGTGTCGCCGCTGGATATCGAGCGCGTCCGCGCCGATTTTCCCCTGTTGTCGCGCACGGTCCACGGCAAGCCGTTGATCTACTTCGACAACGCCAACACCGCGCAGAAGCCTGTCTCGGTGATCGAGGCGGTCGACCGGCATTACCGCGAACACAACGCCAATGTGGCGCGCGCGGTGCACCAGCTTGGCGAGGAAGCCACTTCGGCGTACGAGAGCGCCCGCGACGCCATTGCGCGGTTCATCCATGCGCCGTCGCGCGACGAGGTGATCCTCACCTCCGGCACCACGCAGTCGATCAACCTCGTGGCCTACAGCTACGCGCTGCCGAAGCTCAAGGCCGGCGATGCCATCCTCACCACGGTGATGGAGCACCACGCCAACATCGTGCCCTGGCAGCTTGTGGCCGAGCGCACCGGCGCCACGGTCAAGGCGGCGCCGATCGACGCCAACGGCGAGCTGATCCTCGAGAAGTATGTCGAGATGCTCACGCCCGAGGTGAAGCTGGCCTGCGTCACCCACGTGTCCAACGTGCTCGGCACGGTCAACCCCGTGCGCGAGATCGCGCGCGAATGCCGCAGGCGCGGGATCCCGTTGCTGGTGGACGGCTCGCAGGCCGTGCCGCACCGCCCCGTCGACGTGCAGGCCCTGGGCTGCGATTTCTATGCCATCACCGGGCACAAGATGCTCGGTCCCACGGGTACCGGCGCGCTCTGGGCGAAGCGGGAGCATCTGATGGCGATGCCGCCGTTCTTCGGCGGCGGCGAGATGATCCGCGAAGTGCGCTTCGAAGGCACGGTGTTCGCCGACCCGCCGCACCGCTTCGAGGCGGGCACGCCGAACATCGCCGGCTTTGCGGGCATTCCCGCGGCCATCGGTTACCTGGAGGGCATCGGCTTCGACCGCCTGCATGCGACCGAACAGGACCTGCTCGCTTATGCGCTGGACGCGCTGGAAACGGTGCCGGGCATGCGTATCTTCGGGCGTGCGAAGGAGCGCGAGCCGGTGATCTCCTTCCTGATCGAAGGTGCCCACGCCAACGACATGGCGACCCTGCTGGACCTCCAGGGCGTCGCCGTCCGCTCCGGCCACCACTGCGCCCATCCGCTGATGCATTTCTTCGGCGTGCCGGCCACCCTCCGCGCCTCGCTGGCCTTCTACAACACGAAGGCCGAGGTGGACGGGTTCATCGAGGCCATCGCAAAGGTCCGCAAGCTGCTCGTTTGA
- the sufD gene encoding Fe-S cluster assembly protein SufD: MSNAPSPFVRAALDAARALPSSGIAWLDAARRENLDAFADTGLPEGRNEAWKYTPLRALSQRAFALADRDVAATIAVDPALYALPGVDGARIVFVDGAFRADLSSPGGEGIELAPLADALTAHPEPLRFALANRYRRGAADAFVHLNAALAADGFVLRVADGVSVARPLHVVHVSSGAQADTAWHVRLLVEVGKAAAVDIVEHFVSAGDATQLGTVVSDIVLREEGRLGLVVLQDASAATTLVRRGHIRIDAGAAATLHALELGGALVRHEWHADLEGDKARFDSRGVFALAGRQHADTQLEIRHKARDTASDALWRGVADGRSRGVFRGAIVVAEGADGADAALSNKNLLLSGMAEIDTKPELEIYADEVKAAHGATIGQLDERSLFYLRSRGIPLVDARSLLTLAFCRAALESLANDALREHLGELLVAHLPTGPTE, from the coding sequence ATGAGCAACGCGCCGTCCCCGTTCGTGCGGGCGGCGCTGGATGCCGCCCGGGCGCTGCCGTCCAGCGGCATCGCCTGGCTGGACGCCGCCCGTCGCGAGAACCTCGATGCCTTCGCCGACACCGGCTTGCCGGAAGGGCGTAACGAAGCCTGGAAGTACACCCCGTTGCGCGCCTTGTCGCAGCGCGCCTTCGCGCTCGCGGATCGAGACGTCGCGGCGACGATCGCGGTCGACCCCGCCCTCTACGCGCTGCCAGGTGTCGATGGCGCGCGCATCGTGTTCGTCGACGGCGCGTTCCGGGCCGACCTTTCGTCGCCTGGCGGGGAAGGGATCGAACTGGCGCCGCTGGCCGATGCGCTGACCGCGCATCCCGAGCCGTTGCGCTTCGCCCTGGCCAATCGCTATCGCCGCGGCGCGGCCGATGCCTTCGTGCACCTCAACGCCGCGCTGGCCGCAGACGGCTTCGTGCTGCGCGTGGCCGACGGCGTCTCCGTGGCGCGTCCCCTCCACGTCGTGCACGTGTCCAGCGGCGCCCAGGCGGATACCGCGTGGCACGTGCGCCTGCTGGTCGAGGTGGGCAAGGCCGCCGCCGTCGACATCGTCGAGCATTTCGTTTCCGCGGGTGACGCCACGCAGCTGGGCACGGTCGTTTCCGATATCGTGCTGCGCGAAGAGGGCCGTCTCGGCCTCGTCGTGCTCCAGGACGCCTCGGCCGCCACCACGCTCGTGCGTCGCGGCCACATCCGCATCGATGCCGGCGCGGCGGCCACGCTCCACGCGCTGGAACTGGGCGGCGCGCTCGTCCGCCACGAGTGGCACGCGGACCTGGAAGGCGACAAGGCGCGCTTCGATTCGCGCGGCGTCTTCGCGCTCGCCGGCCGGCAGCATGCCGACACGCAGCTGGAGATCCGGCACAAGGCCCGCGACACCGCCTCCGACGCCCTGTGGCGCGGTGTGGCCGATGGCCGTTCGCGTGGCGTGTTCCGCGGCGCGATCGTCGTCGCCGAGGGTGCCGACGGCGCCGACGCCGCGCTGAGCAACAAGAACCTGTTGCTGTCGGGCATGGCCGAGATCGATACCAAGCCCGAACTCGAAATCTACGCGGACGAGGTCAAGGCCGCGCATGGCGCGACCATCGGCCAGCTCGACGAGCGCTCGCTGTTCTACCTGCGCTCGCGCGGCATTCCGCTCGTCGACGCGCGCAGCCTGCTGACCCTCGCCTTCTGTCGCGCGGCGCTCGAATCGCTCGCGAACGACGCCTTGCGCGAACATCTCGGCGAGCTTCTGGTGGCGCATCTGCCGACCGGTCCGACCGAATAA